The Mesorhizobium loti genome includes a region encoding these proteins:
- a CDS encoding ABC transporter substrate-binding protein — protein MASAVAILCFGSPARATDALNVMAYGGAYQKSQDVYFNAFAKATGVTPVVESADDAAPKLKAMVEANAVTWDIIQGETSVIIDNCNNGNLEPFDWNKLDKSKFIPLAVQECGVGTIISASIIAYDADRFPGKRPATVADFWDVKTFPGKRGMRRKAITTLEFALYADGVAPGEIYKVLRTEEGVARAFAKLDQIKKDIVWWESSSSAPQLLGSGEVTMSTGWNGRITNARQQDGKNFVIIWDGQNYDGDFFAIVKGAPHKDLAYKFIETAMQPQLQAEQQKYISYGPTLLATTGLLSADKLKDLPTSPENLKTAIPNDAQFWADNGEELEQRFISWLNAG, from the coding sequence ATGGCTTCGGCTGTAGCGATCCTATGCTTTGGATCGCCAGCACGGGCCACCGACGCGCTCAATGTCATGGCATATGGCGGCGCCTATCAGAAAAGCCAGGATGTCTATTTCAACGCTTTCGCCAAGGCGACGGGCGTGACGCCGGTGGTCGAATCCGCCGACGATGCCGCTCCAAAACTGAAGGCGATGGTCGAGGCCAATGCCGTCACCTGGGATATCATTCAGGGCGAAACGTCGGTCATCATCGACAATTGCAACAACGGCAATCTGGAGCCTTTCGATTGGAACAAGCTCGACAAGTCGAAGTTCATTCCGCTGGCCGTCCAGGAGTGTGGCGTCGGCACCATCATTTCAGCGTCGATCATCGCCTATGATGCCGATCGTTTCCCCGGCAAGAGGCCGGCCACGGTCGCCGATTTCTGGGATGTGAAGACTTTCCCCGGCAAGCGCGGGATGCGCCGGAAGGCGATTACGACGCTCGAATTCGCGCTATATGCCGATGGCGTCGCGCCGGGCGAAATCTACAAGGTGCTGCGCACCGAGGAGGGGGTTGCGCGCGCCTTTGCCAAACTCGATCAGATCAAGAAGGACATAGTCTGGTGGGAGTCGTCCTCTTCCGCGCCGCAGTTGCTGGGCTCGGGCGAGGTTACCATGTCGACGGGCTGGAACGGGCGGATAACCAACGCAAGGCAGCAGGACGGCAAGAACTTCGTGATCATTTGGGATGGTCAGAACTATGACGGCGACTTCTTTGCGATCGTCAAGGGTGCTCCGCACAAGGACCTTGCCTACAAGTTTATCGAAACGGCCATGCAGCCGCAGCTTCAGGCCGAGCAGCAGAAGTACATATCCTACGGCCCGACCTTGCTGGCCACCACCGGACTGCTGTCGGCGGACAAGCTGAAGGACTTGCCGACCTCGCCGGAGAACCTGAAAACCGCAATCCCGAACGACGCTCAGTTCTGGGCCGATAACGGCGAGGAACTCGAGCAGCGGTTCATCTCCTGGCTGAACGCCGGGTGA
- a CDS encoding ABC transporter permease: protein MLLRSVDNSTIYQQLPETRTALASWNGRQLPGDDAFAAMESDLVASGVQRKTALLGKFLDYEVPGFRKLIVTTGNRLSSAAGASARERLGGIDRKWLDTDTWSALKRAARPYTLRNVLAAVDLRMTVAGEVTRALPGRDIHLPILARTLGVAALVCLCTLVLGFPVALVIASVQQRLSNVLLMLVLLPFWTSVLVRTTAWIVLLQTQGVVNSGLSMLGLANEPLPLMFSRIGVIIVMTHVLLPFMVLPICNSMKTVSINYVRAGLSLGASPAYTLWKVYLPLVKPGIINGCVLVFISAIGYYVTPALVGGPADQLFSYLIAFHTTNSLNWGMAAALSLLLLTSMGGLYLLIRLIVGPIDLMMEARR, encoded by the coding sequence ATGCTGCTCCGATCGGTCGACAACTCGACGATCTACCAGCAACTGCCTGAGACCAGAACTGCACTGGCGTCCTGGAACGGCCGGCAACTGCCTGGCGACGATGCATTCGCAGCCATGGAATCGGATCTGGTTGCGTCGGGCGTACAACGCAAGACCGCGCTGCTGGGCAAGTTTCTCGATTACGAGGTGCCGGGCTTTCGCAAGCTGATCGTGACCACCGGCAACCGGCTTTCGTCCGCCGCCGGTGCATCGGCGCGTGAACGGCTTGGCGGGATAGACCGAAAGTGGCTGGACACAGACACATGGTCGGCGCTTAAGCGCGCCGCTCGTCCTTATACGTTGCGCAATGTTCTGGCTGCCGTCGATCTGCGAATGACGGTCGCCGGGGAGGTGACGCGAGCGCTGCCCGGTCGCGATATCCACCTTCCCATTCTCGCCAGGACGTTAGGCGTGGCGGCGCTTGTCTGCCTGTGCACGCTGGTCCTTGGGTTTCCTGTGGCGCTGGTCATAGCGTCCGTGCAGCAAAGGCTGTCGAATGTTTTGCTGATGCTGGTGCTGCTGCCATTCTGGACATCGGTGCTGGTGCGCACTACCGCCTGGATCGTTCTTCTGCAGACCCAGGGCGTAGTCAACAGTGGACTCTCTATGCTCGGTCTTGCCAATGAGCCGTTGCCGCTGATGTTCAGCCGCATCGGCGTGATCATCGTCATGACGCATGTGCTGCTGCCGTTCATGGTGCTGCCGATCTGCAATTCGATGAAGACGGTTTCGATCAACTATGTCCGCGCCGGTTTGTCGCTTGGCGCGAGCCCGGCATATACCCTGTGGAAGGTCTATCTGCCCTTGGTCAAGCCGGGCATCATCAATGGCTGTGTCCTGGTTTTCATCAGTGCCATTGGATACTACGTGACGCCAGCCCTGGTCGGCGGTCCCGCCGACCAGTTGTTCAGCTACCTCATCGCCTTCCACACGACCAACTCGCTTAATTGGGGCATGGCGGCAGCTCTGTCGCTGCTGTTGCTGACAAGCATGGGCGGGCTCTACCTGCTCATTCGCCTGATCGTCGGCCCGATCGACCTGATGATGGAGGCGCGCCGATGA
- a CDS encoding ABC transporter permease, which produces MMLHLLFGGRNSIGLNALYLFSGLVFVFLIAPILVIIPLSFNQAPYFTFPIEHFSLKWYEILAASPAWQLAARNSVLLATLSTLLATVLGTLASLALAKPDFPLRSFFMALVTAPLVVPVIITAVGLYFAYVPIGLTGSFLGLVLAHATIATPFVVLTVTSILASFDQNLVRAGLSLGASPVETFWRITLPIILPGIVSGMIFAFIVSFDDVVIALFLADAQQWTLPRQMWSGLRENVDPTILAAGTLLAVFSAIIQIVADGLRRRNLRRASRAD; this is translated from the coding sequence ATGATGCTCCATCTTCTGTTCGGTGGCCGCAACTCGATCGGGCTGAATGCGCTCTATCTATTCAGCGGATTGGTATTCGTCTTTCTGATCGCGCCAATCCTGGTGATCATTCCGCTTTCGTTCAACCAGGCTCCATATTTCACCTTTCCGATCGAACATTTCAGTCTCAAATGGTATGAGATCCTGGCGGCCTCGCCCGCATGGCAGCTGGCCGCCAGGAACAGCGTCCTGCTCGCGACGCTGTCCACCTTGCTGGCCACCGTGTTGGGAACGCTTGCGTCCCTTGCACTTGCCAAGCCCGACTTTCCGCTACGCTCCTTCTTCATGGCACTGGTCACGGCGCCACTCGTGGTTCCGGTTATCATCACCGCCGTCGGCCTTTATTTCGCCTATGTGCCGATCGGCCTGACCGGCAGCTTTCTCGGATTGGTGCTGGCGCATGCCACGATTGCCACGCCATTCGTGGTGCTGACCGTGACATCGATCCTGGCGAGCTTCGACCAGAACCTCGTTCGCGCGGGGCTCAGCCTGGGCGCCTCCCCGGTGGAGACTTTCTGGCGCATTACGCTGCCGATTATCCTGCCCGGTATCGTTTCCGGCATGATCTTCGCATTTATCGTTTCGTTCGATGACGTGGTCATCGCGCTGTTCCTGGCTGACGCACAACAATGGACGCTGCCACGACAGATGTGGAGCGGCCTTCGCGAGAATGTCGATCCGACAATCCTCGCCGCCGGCACACTGCTGGCGGTGTTTTCGGCCATCATCCAGATCGTCGCCGATGGCCTTCGTCGCCGTAACCTGCGGAGGGCATCCCGTGCAGATTGA